Proteins encoded in a region of the Vicia villosa cultivar HV-30 ecotype Madison, WI linkage group LG5, Vvil1.0, whole genome shotgun sequence genome:
- the LOC131602790 gene encoding putative glucose-6-phosphate 1-epimerase yields the protein MKSSNIPAILAIFSMCCFICSARNEPHDYLDAHNEARAEVGVGPLEWSPTLAEKEKTVSSSSSSFTLSKDINGLEKVVLREARGSSAEVYLYGGHVTSWKNEHADELLFLSSKAIFMPPKAIRGGIPICFPQFSNHGPLGSHGFARNRFWTIEDNPPPFPTNNLSNAFVDLILKPSVEDLKIWNHSFEYRLRVALGPAGDLMLTSRIRNTNSDGKPFSFTFAYHTYLSVSNISEVRVEGLETLDYLDNLQNKTRFTEQGGALTFESEVDKIYLSTPTKIAVIDHEKNRTFVLRKDGIPDAVVWNPWDKKAKAMADFGYDEYKHMLCVEAAAIEKPITLKPGEEWSGRLELSAVPFSYCSGQLDPQKVLQCS from the coding sequence ATGAAGTCTTCAAATATTCCCGCGATCTTAGCCATTTTCTCCATGTGCTGTTTCATTTGCTCAGCACGCAACGAGCCACATGACTACCTAGACGCGCACAACGAGGCTCGTGCCGAGGTTGGTGTCGGTCCTCTCGAATGGAGCCCTACCCTTGCAGAAAAGGAGAAAAccgtttcttcatcttcttcctcctttACCTTATCCAAAGATATCAATGGCCTCGAGAAAGTTGTTCTTCGTGAGGCTCGTGGTTCTTCCGCTGAGGTTTACCTTTACGGTGGTCACGTGACTTCTTGGAAGAATGAACATGCAGATGAATTGCTTTTTCTCAGTAGTAAGGCTATCTTTATGCCACCTAAGGCTATTCGCGGAGGGATTCCAATATGCTTTCCACAATTTTCAAACCATGGACCCTTGGGATCACATGGATTTGCTAGAAATCGGTTTTGGACCATTGAAGATAATCCTCCTCCTTTTCCAACAAATAATTTGAGCAACGCCtttgttgatttgattcttaaacCCTCTGTTGAAGACTTGAAAATCTGGAATCACAGTTTTGAGTACCGTCTGAGGGTAGCTTTGGGACCCGCAGGAGATTTGATGTTGACTTCTCGGATTCGGAACACAAACAGTGATGGAAAGCCATTTTCGTTCACCTTTGCTTATCATACATATCTATCTGTATCAAACATAAGTGAAGTTCGAGTTGAGGGATTAGAGACCCTGGATTATCTTGACAACTTGCAGAACAAGACGCGTTTTACTGAACAGGGGGGTGCTTTGACGTTTGAATCAGAAGTTGACAAGATATATCTAAGTACTCCAACAAAGATTGCAGTTATTGATCATGAAAAAAATAGGACATTTGTTTTGCGTAAAGATGGCATTCCTGATGCTGTGGTGTGGAATCCTTGGGATAAGAAAGCAAAGGCTATGGCTGATTTCGGCTATGATGAGTACAAGCATATGCTTTGTGTAGAGGCTGCTGCTATTGAAAAGCCTATCACTTTGAAACCTGGAGAAGAATGGAGTGGAAGACTAGAGCTTTCAGCTGTTCCATTTAGTTACTGTAGTGGGCAGCTTGATCCCCAGAAAGTTCTTCAGTGCAGCTGA
- the LOC131607570 gene encoding probably inactive leucine-rich repeat receptor-like protein kinase At5g48380, translating to MMEFSNQFKHSFHQGLIAGFFFTATFTIVFYISYCLPTRLMKKRKNKNLQRKKTREMRKLPDQNAKQKLKKVGQKDRIMLPVELLEKRIQINKVGRLSYRINFTKLCHATKDFSKDNVIGVGVTGIMYKATLQNGRFLAVKRLHDSQLSIKRFELEIMLSGQYSHRNIVPLIGFCLEEQNERILVYQYMPNGKLSDWLNDDTTKLGWSRLIKIALGVARGLCCFHHSLHLVHLRISSECILLGNNFEPKISNVGVASMNNDVDKNIGLEKKDVCDFGCLLFELIKGKKFGPISNGLNNTSVPFSTYTYPNPMNLLEDHSGFYDVMDESLNKIEFEDEVSALLRIACDCVHPRPEQRPTMLEVYSKMGNIWEKDEICEDFDIVTSTSRDTNSFGSE from the exons atgatggaaTTCTCTAATCAATTCAAACATTCATTTCACCAAGGTCTTATTGCTGGCTTTTTTTTCACTGCAACTTTTACCATTGTTTTTTACATTTCCTATTGTCTACCCACACGACttatgaaaaagagaaaaaataagaACCTTCAACGTAAGAAAACAAGAGAGATGCGCAAATTACCTGATCAGAATGCAAAACAG AAACTAAAAAAAGTTGGACAAAAAGACAGAATAATGTTGCCTGTGGAATTGCTAGAGAAAAGAATACAG ATCAATAAAGTTGGACGATTGAGTTATAGAATAAACTTCACAAAATTGTGTCATGCAACAAAAGACTTTAGCAAGGACAATGTCATTGGGGTAGGAGTGACTGGAATAATGTACAAGGCAACACTTCAAAACGGTCGTTTCTTGGCAGTTAAGAGACTACATGATTCACAATTATCTATTAAAAGGTTCGAGTTAGAAATAATGCTATCGGGACAATACAGTCACAGAAACATAGTTCCTTTGATTGGTTTTTGCTTAGAAGAACAAAATGAAAGAATTTTGGTGTATCAGTACATGCCAAATGGAAAACTTTCTGATTGGTTGAATGATGATACTACAAAACTAGGATGGTCAAGACTTATCAAAATTGCACTTGGTGTAGCAAGAGGTTTATGTTGCTTCCATCATAGCTTGCATTTGGTTCATCTTAGAATAAGTTCCGAGTGTATTTTGTTAGGGAACAATTTTGAGCCAAAAATATCCAATGTTGGAGTGGCTAGTATGAATAATGATGTGGACAAAAACATAGGACTTGAGAAGAAGGATGTTTGTGACTTTGGTTGTTTGCTTTTTGAGTTGATTAAGGGGAAGAAATTTGGCCCAATAAGTAATGGTTTAAACAATACTAGTGTACCTTTTTCGACATACACGTATCCGAATCCTATGAACCTATTGGAGGACCACTCTGGGTTCTATGATGTAATGGATGAATCTTTAAACAAGATAGAATTTGAAGATGAGGTGTCTGCTCTTCTTAGAATTGCATGTGATTGTGTTCATCCTCGCCCCGAACAAAGACCTACTATGCTTGAGGTGTATAGCAAGATGGGTAACATATGGGAGAAAGATGAGATTTGTGAAGATTTTGACATTGTTACTTCTACAAGTAGAGACACCAATAGTTTTGGTAGTGAGTGA
- the LOC131607569 gene encoding basic form of pathogenesis-related protein 1-like translates to MKSSNIPLILAIFSMCCFICSAHNEPHDYLDAHNEARAEVGVGPLEWSPTLAEYADNYAKSKIETCEMEHSGGPYGENLAGSSDPEMTAADAVKLWLDEKKYYNHETNSCENEECLHYTQVIWQNTSHVGCARENCKSGWTYIICSYDPPGNFVGDKAY, encoded by the coding sequence ATGAAGTCTTCAAATATTCCCTTGATCTTAGCCATTTTCTCCATGTGCTGTTTCATTTGCTCAGCACACAACGAGCCACATGACTACCTAGACGCGCACAATGAGGCTCGTGCCGAGGTTGGTGTCGGTCCTCTCGAATGGAGCCCTACCCTTGCAGAATATGCTGACAACTATGCCAAATCAAAGATCGAAACCTGCGAAATGGAACACTCCGGCGGGCCTTATGGCGAGAATCTTGCCGGGAGTTCCGACCCGGAAATGACTGCTGCCGATGCTGTGAAATTGTGGCTGGATGAGAAGAAATACTACAATCACGAAACGAACTCTTGTGAAAATGAAGAATGCTTGCATTATACACAGGTTATTTGGCAGAATACTTCTCATGTTGGTTGTGCTAGGGAAAATTGTAAGAGTGGATGGACGTATATCATTTGTAGCTATGATCCACCAGGAAATTTTGTAGGAGATAAAGCTTACTAG